One genomic region from Saprospiraceae bacterium encodes:
- a CDS encoding M1 family metallopeptidase, with the protein MIPFSYDDATQEIITLSLDQAIQSGSSGVFTIKYALDIPKNISRGGHLNQSYQMTQWYPKVALLDSSGWHTMHYLEYGEFFNDFGDYRVKIELPDNYIVASTGTLLDSEELKFLDDYADSCQLKNGEPADITILAPISSTRFKILSYQAKNVIDFAWFADKRFLVNKAKAIVEDKTIDIWTFFLPKKINAWHQASIYGKNAIEYFSYQVGPYPYDQVSIVECQKAGADGMEYPMITLIDRYYNLPENLEEVILHELGHNWFQAVLATDEREEAWLDEGLVTFYEHKYFQKRPMSPFIGHGLFTLNSDYDVPPDFLWYLQAADNRDMAVLAPVEKYAINGYILSTYEKPAKGLRLLEQAVGEQIFKSMMQKYFESFKFKHPKQQDLLGLFHSIGIHWFEETYLTNNKKLDIDIHKASSEGFIVNHHGPKDLPLPMAGYYKGKRILDTTLINLTSGTPFKFGPDSLDYIIIDPDFLLPEIKRTNNILRLRPSAFTPKKTVMHLIPGIGHSLTNDLYLSPVIGYNDYDGFQAGLALHDFTLPAATTLGGAIVAYGFKSTKPVILAGIEHAIFPYQSYIDRIKFGVELRNFSNNRDTHYEYTSRYLKLAPKISLSLTPGAQHSALKEFSYRPVYIHQQTLMSVDFDQGLYKSIGQSKLYHELKFDYLNSKALQPYDWSTTAEKGPGFIKLFSHFNKQFRYHTVAPAHLEWHVFGGIQSTDHSNKTFSNFTLSGGTAFNGEESDYKFDELLLGRAETTNSFSRQIFIKDAAFRSLPSMVSSTSWMLASSLRSSIPTLPFIRPYFQLALTPKTNTYGSIHYTSGISLVGLKNILEVNFPAFESQSIRESPSNLTHSKYLQRCTYVFNFKALSPFKWLRKIGG; encoded by the coding sequence GTGATACCTTTTTCTTATGATGACGCGACGCAAGAAATTATCACCCTTAGCTTGGACCAGGCCATCCAAAGCGGCTCCAGCGGAGTTTTTACAATTAAATACGCCTTAGATATCCCCAAAAACATATCCAGAGGAGGCCACTTGAACCAAAGCTACCAAATGACCCAGTGGTATCCTAAAGTGGCCTTGCTCGACTCTTCAGGCTGGCACACCATGCACTACCTTGAATACGGAGAGTTTTTTAATGATTTTGGTGATTACCGTGTAAAAATCGAATTACCGGACAATTATATCGTAGCCTCTACAGGTACATTGCTCGATAGTGAAGAACTTAAATTTCTTGATGATTATGCTGATTCATGTCAGCTGAAAAATGGTGAACCTGCTGATATAACCATTTTAGCCCCGATATCTTCGACCAGGTTTAAAATACTCAGTTACCAAGCCAAAAATGTAATTGATTTTGCCTGGTTTGCAGACAAACGTTTTTTAGTCAATAAGGCAAAGGCTATTGTGGAGGATAAAACAATAGACATTTGGACTTTTTTTCTTCCGAAAAAAATAAACGCCTGGCACCAGGCTTCTATTTATGGCAAAAATGCAATCGAATATTTTAGCTACCAGGTAGGTCCATACCCTTATGACCAGGTATCCATAGTTGAATGTCAAAAAGCTGGTGCGGATGGCATGGAATACCCTATGATTACTTTAATTGATCGTTATTATAACCTTCCTGAAAATCTGGAGGAAGTCATATTACACGAATTAGGTCATAATTGGTTTCAAGCTGTTCTCGCCACTGATGAACGGGAGGAAGCCTGGCTGGATGAGGGCCTGGTCACTTTTTATGAGCATAAATATTTTCAAAAAAGACCAATGTCACCTTTCATAGGCCATGGCCTATTCACCCTAAACTCTGATTACGATGTGCCCCCGGATTTTTTATGGTATCTGCAAGCAGCTGATAATCGGGATATGGCTGTGCTTGCGCCGGTTGAAAAATACGCTATCAATGGCTACATCTTATCTACCTATGAAAAACCGGCCAAAGGACTCAGGCTGCTTGAACAGGCTGTTGGAGAACAGATCTTTAAATCAATGATGCAAAAATATTTTGAATCATTTAAATTTAAACATCCTAAGCAGCAGGACTTATTAGGATTGTTCCATTCCATTGGCATTCATTGGTTTGAAGAGACCTACCTGACCAATAATAAAAAACTAGACATTGACATTCATAAAGCCTCTTCAGAAGGATTTATAGTTAACCATCATGGCCCGAAGGACCTCCCACTACCTATGGCTGGATATTATAAAGGAAAAAGAATTTTGGATACCACCCTCATTAATTTGACCAGTGGTACACCTTTTAAATTTGGTCCAGATTCGCTCGACTATATCATTATTGATCCTGATTTTTTATTGCCCGAAATCAAACGGACCAATAACATCCTCCGACTGAGGCCTTCTGCTTTTACTCCTAAAAAGACTGTGATGCATCTCATACCTGGCATTGGGCACTCTTTAACCAATGATTTATACCTCAGTCCAGTCATCGGCTATAACGATTACGATGGTTTTCAGGCAGGATTGGCTCTGCATGATTTTACACTGCCTGCTGCTACTACACTGGGAGGCGCCATAGTGGCTTATGGATTTAAATCTACTAAACCTGTTATACTGGCCGGCATAGAACATGCCATCTTCCCATATCAATCGTATATCGATCGCATCAAATTTGGTGTAGAGCTCAGAAACTTTTCAAATAACCGGGATACACATTATGAATACACCTCCAGGTATTTAAAATTGGCACCAAAAATCAGTCTATCACTTACTCCTGGTGCTCAACACAGTGCCTTAAAAGAATTTTCATATAGGCCTGTTTATATTCATCAACAAACCCTGATGAGTGTTGACTTTGACCAGGGCCTCTATAAATCAATAGGACAATCTAAATTATACCACGAACTTAAATTTGATTATTTGAATTCCAAAGCTCTACAGCCGTATGATTGGAGCACTACTGCTGAAAAGGGCCCTGGGTTTATAAAATTATTTTCCCATTTCAACAAACAATTCAGGTATCATACGGTAGCTCCTGCTCACCTCGAATGGCATGTTTTTGGAGGAATACAATCAACAGATCATTCAAATAAAACATTTTCCAATTTTACACTAAGTGGTGGTACTGCATTCAATGGGGAGGAATCGGACTATAAATTTGACGAATTGTTGTTAGGTCGTGCCGAGACCACCAATTCATTTTCAAGGCAGATCTTTATCAAAGACGCGGCATTCAGGAGCTTACCGAGTATGGTTTCATCCACTTCCTGGATGCTGGCGAGTTCTTTAAGGTCATCTATACCCACCCTGCCTTTCATCAGACCTTATTTCCAGCTGGCCTTAACCCCAAAAACAAACACCTATGGGAGTATACATTACACCTCGGGTATCAGCCTGGTAGGTTTAAAAAATATCCTTGAAGTCAATTTTCCAGCTTTCGAAAGTCAGTCGATTAGAGAGAGCCCTTCAAACTTGACTCACTCCAAATACTTACAGCGATGCACCTATGTGTTCAATTTCAAAGCATTGAGTCCTTTTAAGTGGTTAAGAAAAATTGGAGGTTGA
- a CDS encoding TonB-dependent receptor — translation MIASLKTFVTILSFCICSELYAQNALKGVLIDDSKIPLAGAVLQWKSQTYHAVTDEQGAFNILRADLDSILVINYVGFKTKEIAVAPDILKISIVLSENIDLQQVEVRAKRSDTYIPASSNYNKEIVSIRELRKAPCCNLSESFETSAVIDANYTNAALGTREIEMLGLRGIYSQIMLDSRPTMYNFAAPFAFDFIPGPWLKGIQVSKGAGTVVNGSDGLAGQINVDIIDPQNGPKLHINLFGNQRSRYEANIITNKRLNEKWSTGTLIHASQDQHHQDSNGDGFLDAPQKKQVNVMQRLHYYGLNWEGQVNIHGIWDQRNGGQTHHPSLAHLEDLLTYNQSNKRLEIFGNIGYIGFKDPGRSIGFQWHAQGHEYEANYARMANGKDRSFYTNLIYQDKFSTDKHMLQTGLSMRRSMTKEGFSDFIFDRNEFIPGAFAEYSYNADVKESVFGYTLGMRADRYGSYGVRATPRFSMRYQVDEYGTIRASAGRAYRMPNIISDNIHFIGLGRYFLVPSLGLDIANNYGLSYIQKVFIGGPNEWNISIDLYHTFFKKQNIQDIESVTRNIISTYTFHGSRINYALIQNQFQLGVNFGFKLAYRYTDAKYRLHENAALISKLYLPKHRALLTLDANSNESVWIGNLTFQLVGKQRLLDISTYPTAGSAGRPSTSPAYLLINLHASRNLGRFELYGGVENVTNYVQEYQIVSPESTGSKYFDATRLYAPNMGTRIYTGIKYTIN, via the coding sequence ATGATCGCAAGTTTAAAAACCTTCGTGACTATATTGAGTTTCTGTATATGCTCAGAATTATATGCCCAAAATGCATTGAAAGGTGTCTTGATAGACGATTCCAAAATACCTTTGGCAGGTGCGGTCCTTCAATGGAAGTCACAAACATACCATGCAGTCACGGATGAGCAGGGAGCTTTTAATATCCTAAGGGCAGACCTTGATTCAATATTGGTTATTAACTATGTTGGATTCAAAACCAAGGAAATAGCTGTGGCACCAGATATCTTGAAAATTTCCATCGTCTTAAGCGAAAACATAGATTTGCAACAGGTGGAAGTAAGGGCCAAACGAAGTGATACTTATATACCTGCTTCCAGCAATTATAACAAAGAAATCGTCAGCATCCGTGAGCTCAGAAAAGCTCCTTGTTGTAACCTATCAGAAAGTTTCGAGACAAGTGCTGTCATAGATGCCAATTATACTAACGCTGCTTTAGGCACCCGGGAGATCGAAATGCTGGGACTTCGAGGCATATATTCTCAAATCATGCTGGATTCGAGGCCCACGATGTATAATTTTGCTGCGCCATTTGCTTTTGATTTTATACCCGGGCCCTGGCTGAAAGGCATACAGGTCAGTAAAGGCGCTGGAACCGTAGTCAATGGTTCTGATGGGCTGGCTGGTCAAATAAATGTAGATATTATAGATCCCCAAAATGGACCAAAGCTGCATATCAATCTTTTTGGCAATCAACGATCAAGGTATGAAGCTAATATCATCACAAACAAAAGGCTAAATGAAAAATGGAGTACCGGTACATTAATCCATGCCAGTCAGGATCAACATCACCAGGACTCAAATGGTGATGGGTTTTTGGACGCTCCTCAAAAAAAGCAAGTCAATGTCATGCAGCGATTACATTATTATGGACTAAACTGGGAAGGACAGGTGAATATTCATGGTATCTGGGATCAGCGCAATGGTGGCCAGACACATCATCCCAGTCTTGCTCACCTGGAAGACCTGCTCACTTATAATCAATCGAATAAAAGACTTGAGATATTTGGCAACATTGGCTATATCGGATTTAAGGACCCTGGTCGTTCGATCGGCTTTCAGTGGCATGCTCAAGGTCATGAATATGAAGCTAATTACGCACGTATGGCGAATGGCAAAGACAGATCTTTTTACACAAATCTGATCTACCAGGACAAGTTTAGTACTGACAAACATATGCTTCAGACTGGTTTAAGTATGAGGCGCAGTATGACTAAAGAAGGATTTTCAGATTTTATATTTGATCGCAATGAATTCATACCCGGAGCATTTGCGGAATACTCTTATAATGCTGATGTCAAAGAATCAGTATTTGGTTATACCCTTGGCATGCGTGCTGATCGATATGGTTCATATGGAGTCAGAGCTACTCCTCGATTTTCTATGAGATACCAGGTGGATGAATATGGTACGATCAGGGCTTCAGCTGGACGCGCCTATCGAATGCCAAATATTATTTCCGACAACATACATTTTATCGGACTAGGGCGATATTTTTTAGTCCCCTCATTGGGCCTGGATATAGCCAATAATTACGGGCTAAGTTATATTCAAAAAGTATTTATTGGGGGACCCAATGAATGGAATATCTCCATTGACTTATATCATACTTTTTTTAAAAAGCAAAACATTCAAGATATCGAATCAGTGACCAGAAATATCATCAGTACATACACTTTTCATGGCTCCAGGATCAATTATGCTTTGATCCAAAACCAGTTTCAACTCGGTGTCAATTTTGGTTTTAAGCTAGCTTACAGATATACAGATGCCAAATATCGACTTCATGAAAACGCTGCGCTCATCTCCAAATTGTACTTGCCAAAGCACAGAGCTTTACTGACCCTGGATGCAAACTCCAATGAGAGTGTCTGGATAGGTAATCTTACTTTCCAATTGGTGGGCAAACAAAGATTATTAGACATATCAACCTATCCTACAGCAGGAAGCGCTGGCAGGCCTTCTACCTCTCCTGCATATCTATTGATCAATCTGCATGCCAGCCGCAATCTTGGGCGATTTGAGCTTTATGGAGGTGTAGAAAATGTGACTAATTATGTACAGGAATATCAAATAGTCAGCCCTGAATCTACTGGGTCAAAATATTTCGATGCCACCAGATTGTATGCGCCTAATATGGGGACGAGAATCTATACCGGCATCAAGTACACTATAAACTAA